In Fusarium oxysporum f. sp. lycopersici 4287 chromosome 4, whole genome shotgun sequence, a genomic segment contains:
- a CDS encoding hypothetical protein (At least one base has a quality score < 10) encodes MSSAEHLSNSQLRALSIIERTCSVFSLVGSLFIIATFLSSKAFHKPINRLVFYASFGNMMTNVGTLMSRSYIGSPNSVGCQFQAFLIQMFMPADAFWTLSMAINVYLTFYFKFDARRLRKMEIPYLIGCYGIPFVPAFVYIFIKNQEGHRMYGNATLWCWVSMEWDIWRIITFYGPVWVVIAVTFFIYIRAGSTIYRKRQELDDFSSTDRDLTYGAGDHLGTIKTTEVSVTTEVVTPNAIHLQPMGGRRAPDPSDPSSNAYSVHISAQPSSGDVGDEVLPIERQQTRASVQVPAQQQQRSGGNPARRRNRELSNAAWQYTKCALLFFTAILITWVPSSANRVYSVFHTKNSSVPLEFMSAFVLPLQGFWNALIYMVTSWSACKNLATDLRMGRRPDVTELVGGMAPEVGANNARTMTSHHRHNLGQFRRSNKFETESMTELANESRPTSDDERRDNVRV; translated from the exons atgtcttccgCCGAACATCTCTCAAACTCGCAGCTCCGTGCTCTGAGCATCATTGAGCGGACATGTTCTGTCTTCTCATTAGTCGGCTCACTCTTCATTATCGCCACATTCTTGTCATCCAAGGCCTTTCATAAACCCATCAATCGACTAGTCTTTTACGCTTCCTTTGGCAACATGATGACCAATGTCGGTACATTAATGTCAAGATCATATATAGGCTCACCCAATTCTGTGGGCTGCCAATTTCAGGCTTTTCTCATCCAGAT GTTCATGCCTGCCGATGCCTTCTGGACCCTGTCCATGGCCATCAATGTCTACCTGACATTTTATTTCAAATTCGATGCCCGAAGATTACGGAAGATGGAGATCCCTTATCTCATCGGATGTTACGGTATCCCTTTCGTCCCCGCCTTCGTATATATCTTCATCAAAAACCAAGAGGGGCACCGAATGTACGGTAATGCCACACTCTGGTGTTGGGTGAGCATGGAGTGGGATATCTGGCGTATTATCACTTTCTACGGACCTGTTTG GGTTGTCATTGCTGTTACCTTTTTTATCTACATCCGCGCCGGTAGCACCATCTATCGCAAGCGACAGGAACTTGATGATTTTAGCTCCACCGATCGAGATCTGACTTATGGGGCTGGAGATCATCTGGGAACGATTAAGACGACAGAAGTTTCAGTGACCACAGAGGTTGTTACTCCGAACGCGATCCATCTTCAGCCCATGGGGGGCCGCCGAGCACCTGACCCTAGCGACCCTAGCTCTAACGCATATTCGGTTCATATCTCAGCGCAGCCTAGCTCTGGGGACGTCGGAGATGAAGTTCTCCCTATTGAACGACAACAAACACGGGCGAGTGTTCAAGTTCcagcacagcagcagcagcgatCAGGAGGCAATCCCGCTCGAAGGAGGAATCGAGAGCTTAGCAATGCAGCATGGCAATACACAAAGTGTGCCCTGCTGTTCTTCACAGCCATCTTGATCACATGGGTTCCATCCAGCGCCAACCGTGTGTACTCAGTATTCCACACCAAAAACTCATCTGTACCTCTCGAGTTCATGAGTGCTTTCGTGCTCCCTCTTCAGGGATTTTGGAATGCCCTCATTTACATGGTTACTTCTTGGAGTGCGTGCAAGAACTTGGCTACCGATCTGCGTATGGGTCGAAGGCCAGATGTGACAGAACTCGTTGGCGGCATGGCACCAGAGGTTGGGGCCAATAACGCAAGGACAATGACCAGCCACCATCGACACAACCTCGGTCAGTTCCGACGATCGAATAAGTTCGAAACGGAAAGCATGACTGAACTGGCCAACGAGAGCCGGCCGACTTCAGACGATGAGCGGAGAGACAACGTGCGTGTATAA
- a CDS encoding ubiquitin carboxyl-terminal hydrolase L5, whose translation MSGGWNTIESDAGVFTSLIENLGVKDVQFEELLTLDPSELLSLQPVYGVIFLFKYPTDQPYATPEGPRDGSFDNAASENIFFAAQTIQNACATQALLSVLLNKTNDVEIGEKLGEFREFTMVLPPEFRGEALSNSDLIREVHNSFARSSPFADETDKTGAEAEDAFHFIAYTPINGTLYELDGLQPAPISHGACSSEDFATKVVDVLQRRIARYDTTEIRFNLLAMCRDLRQRARDFGDEELLAREERKRRDWMFENALRRHNFVGFAGEVMKGVVRSKIAEGGDAAYEKWVKESLERRKNAEQAMRGRAGGGDGDGDVDMGA comes from the exons ATGAGTGGCGGATGGAATACCA TTGAGTCCGATGCG GGTGTCTTTACTTCTCTCATCGAGAATCTTGGCGTCAAAGACGTTCAATTCGAAGAACTCCTCACACTCGACCCATCTGAGCTTCTGTCCTTACAGCCCGTCTACGGCGtgatcttcctcttcaagtACCCGACTGATCAACCATATGCGACACCCGAAGGACCCCGCGACGGCTCATTCGACAATGCCGCATCCGAGAACATCTTCTTCGCCGCCCAGACGATTCAGAATGCATGCGCCACACAAGCTCTGTTGAGTGTACTACTCAACAAGACGAACGACGTTGAAATAGGCGAGAAGCTTGGCGAGTTCAGAGAGTTCACCATGGTGTTGCCGCCCGAGTTCCGTGGTGAGGCGCTGAGCAACTCTGACCTCATCCGTGAGGTGCACAACAGCTTTGCTCGCAGCAGTCCTTTTGCCGACGAGACGGACAAGACTGGTGCCGAGGCAGAGGATGCGTTCCATTTTATCGCTTACACACCTATTAACGGTACACTCTACGAGCTCGACGGTCTGCAACCCGCGCCCATCTCCCACGGTGCTTGCAGCTCCGAGGACTTTGCCACCAAGGTAGTCGATGTTCTTCAACGCCGTATTGCGCGATATGATACCACCGAGATTCGTTTCAACCTCCTCGCCATGTGCCGAGACCTACGACAGCGTGCGCGCGACTTTGGGGATGAGGAGCTGCTCGCAAGAGAAGAGCGCAAGCGAAGGGACTGGATGTTTGAGAATGCTCTGCGAAGACATAACTTTGTGGGCTTTGCGGGTGAGGTGATGAAGGGAGTTGTGCGCAGTAAGATCGCCGAGGGTGGTGATGCTGCCTATGAGAAGTGGGTGAAGGAGAGCCTggaaaggaggaagaatgcGGAGCAGGCCATGAGAGGTCGAGCTGGAGGTGGTGACggtgatggcgatgttgatATGGGAGCTTGA
- a CDS encoding hypothetical protein (At least one base has a quality score < 10), which yields MEAVAYDNHNHSSYARIHQNSHHQYPHSSTSPLPVPGTHGNSRYQHEFEGEGNYPIHDALPPSNPIHVSTSFPMSEVETVFSNNQAPSTQASVIDMSGPPPPSHPPPPWKTGLDNPPPPPPPPPPFYLRPPTVPSPSSPHTSSRPPFYLPPPPPPPQPPPGNFIANTNLRPPFTYSLDTVPPPQRLSQQTLPATPPRMTFSSAPNSPSDAPTQTQTPNLRPPRGFVSFGPPHSAHQSGNKSNLAIRLAPKASTQPELRDITSTSQSSNHTIPRLIDDEVSFSDSLSDEDSLVLRNSRQFPPLYPTASNLNPQGGNRKTSMTTRITNWISEYERDRAPKDRLDLSTSLDPVLETTRGSRSHRSKESAPPEDTLELLWVKLKDQRVKLNDIKSQMAKKRKILRELRRQRDDADNTFMGVVRPMLIAQQGQIVTGPATLERHLAELQRLRTEYQAYENDYEDLEITLDEEEEILNRLEIRFFSLLAVGQAVPLEQPPEDDTKHEEDKNIPNDLMGISPDGPSEDLHPKYLDLMAAVGDLENAKEELDELLFLKEQHEGELKMKAAAGMELNEAEIEFFDEFPLEEQEMRNSVTSLQRQVTDLRKLCEEKGVMQKHLSSRVAYLLNPENGYEDIELDDVSVILRSRTDLAHPTFPVLLSQPEHVMADEFPLTPRDALKAAAALPVTDPVKPSRMQLASKEYSIDRLMLDHGEGGKGDFINRWLLHQLRLSSVNALLLHTTFTKSRGLKIRDLDRWQSDVLHYWWNDEGAELPEDMMQLVTSEHSNDGSRIGTNQLSRAVTYTPGVSGGRQSLLTPSSVAHSTW from the coding sequence ATGGAGGCCGTAGCGTACGACAACCACAACCACTCGAGCTACGCCCGAATCCACCAAAACTCACATCACCAATATCCTCATTCTTCGACCTCGCCTCTTCCTGTGCCTGGGACTCATGGCAATTCCCGCTACCAGCACGAGTTTGAGGGCGAGGGGAATTATCCGATCCACGATGCTCTGCCGCCATCAAACCCGATTCATGTCTCGACAAGCTTCCCTATGTCTGAAGTTGAGACGGTGTTTTCCAACAATCAAGCACCGTCTACTCAGGCCAGCGTAATAGACATGTCGGGCCCGCCTCcgccttctcatcctcctccaccatGGAAAACTGGCCTTGACAATCCTCCGCCTccgcctccaccaccaccaccattcTATCTTCGACCTCCAACTGtaccatcgccatcatcccCGCACACGTCAAGTCGCCCTCCGTTCTATCTACCGCcgcctccacctccacctcAACCACCACCTGGCAATTTCATCGCCAATACAAATCTACGTCCACCATTCACATATAGCCTTGACACGGTTCCACCTCCACAACGACTCTCTCAGCAGACATTGCCGGCGACACCACCTCGAATGACCTTCAGTTCTGCACCCAATTCTCCCAGTGATGCACCGACTCAGACTCAAACACCAAATTTGAGACCACCGAGAGGATTTGTTAGCTTCGGACCACCACACAGCGCCCATCAGTCGGGGAATAAGAGTAATCTGGCAATCCGCCTGGCCCCAAAAGCATCAACTCAGCCCGAACTTCGGGATATCACTTCTACATCTCAATCTTCAAACCATACAATCCCGCGGTTAATTGATGATGAGGTATCTTTCTCCGATTCTCTGTCCGATGAGGACTCTCTTGTCCTCCGAAACTCGCGCCAGTTTCCCCCTCTATATCCTACAGCATCCAACTTGAATCCACAAGGAGGAAATCGCAAGACTTCTATGACAACTCGTATAACCAACTGGATATCTGAATACGAGCGGGATCGCGCCCCGAAAGATCGCCTGGACTTGAGCACCAGCCTCGATCCTGTCTTGGAAACCACCAGGGGTAGCAGAAGTCATCGATCGAAAGAGTCTGCCCCTCCTGAGGATACGCTGGAGCTACTCTGGGTCAAACTCAAAGATCAACGGGTCAAGTTGAACGACATCAAGAGTCAAATGGCCAAGAAGCGAAAAATATTAAGAGAGTTGCGGCGACAGAGGGACGATGCAGACAATACATTCATGGGTGTCGTTCGACCTATGCTGATTGCTCAACAAGGGCAGATAGTAACAGGGCCTGCCACTCTGGAACGACATCTGGCAGAGCTGCAGCGGCTGAGAACTGAATACCAAGCCTATGAAAACGATTacgaagatcttgagatcaccttggatgaagaagaggaaatcCTCAACAGGCTGGAGATTCGATTCTTTAGTTTGCTCGCGGTTGGTCAAGCTGTTCCTCTCGAACAGCCTCCTGAAGACGACACAAAGCatgaggaagacaagaaTATTCCCAATGATCTAATGGGCATATCTCCTGATGGCCCATCCGAGGATCTGCATCCTAAGTACCTAGATCTCATGGCTGCAGTCGGTGACCTTGAGAACgccaaggaggagcttgacgagCTACTATTTCTCAAGGAGCAGCATGAGGGAGAATTAAAGATGAAGGCAGCCGCGGGTATGGAGCTGAACGAGGCTGAGATCGAATTCTTCGATGAGTTCCCGCTGGAAGAGCAAGAAATGCGCAATAGCGTCACCAGCCTGCAGCGACAAGTAACTGATCTCCGAAAGCTGTGTGAGGAAAAGGGAGTTATGCAAAAGCATTTATCGTCACGCGTTGCTTATCTTCTCAATCCTGAAAATGGATATGAGGATATAGAACTCGATGACGTCTCCGTGATCCTGCGCAGCCGGACAGATCTTGCACATCCCACATTCCCTGTTCTTCTGAGCCAGCCTGAACACGTTATGGCTGACGAATTCCCCCTCACACCGCGTGATGCACTcaaggcagcagcagccctACCGGTGACTGACCCGGTGAAACCAAGCCGCATGCAGCTCGCGTCCAAAGAGTATTCCATCGATCGGCTCATGCTGGACCATGGTGAGGGTGGCAAGGGTGATTTTATTAATAGATGGCTTTTGCACCAGCTTAGGCTATCGTCAGTGAATGCGCTGCTTCTCCATACGACCTTCACCAAGAGTCGGGGACTCAAGATCCGTGATCTTGATCGCTGGCAGAGTGATGTACTGCACTATTGGTGGAACGACGAGGGTGCAGAACTACCAGAAGACATGATGCAGCTTGTAACAAGCGAACACTCCAATGACGGTTCAAGAATTGGAACGAACCAGCTCTCAAGGGCGGTGACCTATACCCCAGGCGTGTCGGGCGGTAGACAGAGTCTATTGACTCCGAGTAGTGTCGCACACTCTACCTGGTGA
- a CDS encoding phosphatidylserine decarboxylase, whose product MAPTLGFGPGSSKLGSHMLRNSFYTHGRWTNCYSPSASRHMFLASTRSRCLSRPSVSSIRTFASNSGKRPRFSQRLGEAMRNTKIQWYRIPVGLGIGFLGLVQFYKVSSREKERLENEDGQEGSRAPKKRARIRPDGPWQVQVMSTLPLKAISRLWGRFNELTIPYYLRVPGFKLYSWIFGVNLDEVAEPDLHVYPNLASFFYRTLKPGARPLDQDPHTLICPSDGKVLQFGQIQGNDIEQVKGMTYTIDALLGKNTPAPSISGTSGTSTPATSQGDVSEEESLVKQHEEFAQVNGISYTLPDLLTGTGKQAPAAKDESMPASPGTVSEVRAELALGERPWYDLISPDNTTSLYYAVIYLAPGDYHRFHSPTNWVVDRRRHFAGELYSVSPYLQRTLPGLFTLNERVVLLGRWRWGFFSYVPVGATNVGSIVINFDKELRTNSLLTDTAADRAAEEAARRGEVYHGFAEATYEAASPVLRGHALRRGEEMGGFQLGSTIVLVFEAPSSKTDENNRHVGWDWAVQKGQKVKMGQALGRVIE is encoded by the exons ATGGCTCCAACCCTTGGTTTTGGGCCTGGCTCCTCCAAGCTCGGTAGTCACATGCTCCGCAACTCATTCTACACCCACGGCCGTTGGACAAATTGTTACTCGCCATCTGCCTCGCGACACATGTTTCTGGCCTCCACGAGATCGCGATGCCTATCACGGCCTTCGGTCTCTTCAATTCGAACCTTCGCCTCCAATTCGGGCAAGAGACCAAGATTTTCCCAGCGCCTCGGCGAGGCCATGCGAAACACCAAAATTCAATGGTACCGGATCCCTGTCGGTCTAGGTATTGGTTTCCTCGGTCTCGTCCAGTTTTATAAGGTCTCTTCCCGTGAAAAGGAGAGACTCGAGAATGAAGACGGACAGGAGGGTTCTAGGGCACCCAAGAAGCGTGCCAGAATCCGACCTGATGGTCCTTG GCAAGTCCAGGTCATGTCAACTCTACCCCTAAAGGCTATCTCTAGACTTTGGGGACGGTTTAATGAACTTACCATACCTTACTATCTTCGAGTTCCCGGTTTCAAACTTTATTCTTGGATTTTCGGTGTCAA CCTCGACGAAGTCGCCGAACCCGATCTTCACGTTTACCCCAACCTCGCATCCTTCTTCTACCGTACCCTCAAGCCCGGTGCTCGACCACTCGATCAGGATCCTCATACTCTCATCTGCCCTTCCGATGGAAAAGTACTTCAGTTTGGCCAGATTCAAGGCAATGACATTGAGCAAGTTAAGGGTATGACTTACACTATCGATGCTCTTCTTGGAAAGAATACTCCTGCCCCAAGCATCTCTGGCACGTCCGGTACCTCAACTCCTGCAACAAGCCAAGGCGACGTGTCGGAGGAGGAGTCGCTTGTTAAGCAGCACGAGGAGTTTGCTCAAGTCAATGGCATTTCATACACTCTCCCCGACCTTCTCACTGGCACCGGAAAACAGGCTCCTGCAGCTAAAGACGAGTCTATGCCCGCATCTCCTGGTACAGTCTCTGAGGTTCGTGCCGAACTGGCTCTGGGCGAGCGACCTTGGTACGATCTCATATCTCCCGACAACACTACATCGCTTTACTATGCAGTTATCTACTTGGCTCCCGGCGACTACCACCGCTTTCACTCTCCCACGAACTGGGTTGTTGACCGCCGACGCCACTTTGCAGGAGAACTCTATAGCGTGTCCCCATACCTTCAGCGAACCCTTCCTGGTCTTTTCACACTCAATGAGCGAGTAGTTCTCTTAGGACGTTGGCGCTGGGGTTTCTTCAGTTATGTCCCCGTTGGCGCCACCAACGTCGGCTCCATTGTGATCAACTTTGATAAGGAGCTTCGAACCAACAGCCTATTGACCGACACGGCAGCAGACCGTGCGGCAGAGGAGGCTGCCCGCAGGGGTGAAGTGTACCATGGATTTGCTGAAGCGACATACGAGGCAGCCAGCCCTGTTCTGCGGGGTCATGCGCTCCGACGCGGTGAAGAAATGGGCGGTTTCCAGTTAGGTAGCACCATCGTACTCGTTTTTGAGGCACCTTCAAGCAAAACGGATGAGAATAATAGACATGTCGGCTGGGATTGGGCTGTACAGAAGGGACAGAAGGTGAAAATGGGACAAGCTCTGGGACGGGTCATTGAGTGA
- a CDS encoding ubiquitin carboxyl-terminal hydrolase L5 has protein sequence MIELCLRTVEIGELIRSCQGVFTSLIENLGVKDVQFEELLTLDPSELLSLQPVYGVIFLFKYPTDQPYATPEGPRDGSFDNAASENIFFAAQTIQNACATQALLSVLLNKTNDVEIGEKLGEFREFTMVLPPEFRGEALSNSDLIREVHNSFARSSPFADETDKTGAEAEDAFHFIAYTPINGTLYELDGLQPAPISHGACSSEDFATKVVDVLQRRIARYDTTEIRFNLLAMCRDLRQRARDFGDEELLAREERKRRDWMFENALRRHNFVGFAGEVMKGVVRSKIAEGGDAAYEKWVKESLERRKNAEQAMRGRAGGGDGDGDVDMGA, from the coding sequence ATGATCGAATTATGCTTGCGAACCGTTGAGATTGGAGAGCTAATTCGAAGCTGTCAGGGTGTCTTTACTTCTCTCATCGAGAATCTTGGCGTCAAAGACGTTCAATTCGAAGAACTCCTCACACTCGACCCATCTGAGCTTCTGTCCTTACAGCCCGTCTACGGCGtgatcttcctcttcaagtACCCGACTGATCAACCATATGCGACACCCGAAGGACCCCGCGACGGCTCATTCGACAATGCCGCATCCGAGAACATCTTCTTCGCCGCCCAGACGATTCAGAATGCATGCGCCACACAAGCTCTGTTGAGTGTACTACTCAACAAGACGAACGACGTTGAAATAGGCGAGAAGCTTGGCGAGTTCAGAGAGTTCACCATGGTGTTGCCGCCCGAGTTCCGTGGTGAGGCGCTGAGCAACTCTGACCTCATCCGTGAGGTGCACAACAGCTTTGCTCGCAGCAGTCCTTTTGCCGACGAGACGGACAAGACTGGTGCCGAGGCAGAGGATGCGTTCCATTTTATCGCTTACACACCTATTAACGGTACACTCTACGAGCTCGACGGTCTGCAACCCGCGCCCATCTCCCACGGTGCTTGCAGCTCCGAGGACTTTGCCACCAAGGTAGTCGATGTTCTTCAACGCCGTATTGCGCGATATGATACCACCGAGATTCGTTTCAACCTCCTCGCCATGTGCCGAGACCTACGACAGCGTGCGCGCGACTTTGGGGATGAGGAGCTGCTCGCAAGAGAAGAGCGCAAGCGAAGGGACTGGATGTTTGAGAATGCTCTGCGAAGACATAACTTTGTGGGCTTTGCGGGTGAGGTGATGAAGGGAGTTGTGCGCAGTAAGATCGCCGAGGGTGGTGATGCTGCCTATGAGAAGTGGGTGAAGGAGAGCCTggaaaggaggaagaatgcGGAGCAGGCCATGAGAGGTCGAGCTGGAGGTGGTGACggtgatggcgatgttgatATGGGAGCTTGA
- a CDS encoding MFS transporter, AGZA family, xanthine/uracil permease, translating into MATSPEQQGVAPTPSQEDVDIVQHLGRSRYFGFRDFLDRVDHYVTTSAFGYFFTLSGTGHPQAIVGATFFREVRAGITTFATMAYIIAVNAALLAQSGGTCVCDLTDRHACDKIDSYVACKEDIRRDIVTATAAVSGLASFMFGFLTNLPVALAPGMGLNAYFAFQVVGYNGSGPISYRLALTAVFVEGLIFIFLALTGMRQWLVKLIPSTIKTATGVGIGFFLTEIGLSYSAGIGAITGGGKATPLALGGCPQEMLDEVTGMCTEGQMSSPKLWVAVFCGGIVTAFLMAFRVKYALILGITLVSVLSWPRNTPITYFPHTDEGDSRFDFFSQVVMWHPIERTLNQLDWSFGGSASQFALALFTFLYVDIIDATATLYSMVRFCGVVNPRDGDFPRSTLAYCTDAFFISVGALLGSSPVTAFIESGAGIAEGGRTGLTAMTTGLCFAAAVFFAPIFASVPPWATGCTLILVGCMMIRQITQINWRYIGDVLPSFVVMTFIPFSYSVAYGLIAGVFVYAVLNGLVGLVVWATRGYVEPREYDLKEYWTWKGSGRAPWFIRAIRHGRNTSQENDEDQPGDAGHAMRDLNYDDRRENSSSRTASSGKDDQPTSPSNERWER; encoded by the exons ATGGCAACCTCTCCAGAACAGCAAGGCGTTGCGCCTACgccaagccaagaagatgTCGACATTGTCCAACATCTTGGCCGCTCTCGATACTTTGGTTTCCGTGACTTTCTTGATCGTGTTGATCACTATGTCACCACTTCAGCCTTTGGGTACTTCTTTACCCTCAGTGGTACTGGACAT CCTCAAGCAATTGTTGGAGCGACCTTCTTTCGAGAAGTTCGTGCTGGCATCACTACCTTTGCGACTATGGCGTACATCATCGCTGTCAAC GCTGCTCTGCTCGCTCAGTCTGGCGGCACTTGTGTCTGTGACTTGACGGATAGACACGCATGTGACAAGATTGATTCATATGTTGCTTGCAAAGAAG ACATTCGACGAGATATCGTCACTGCTACAGCTGCAGTCTCCGGCCTGGCAAGCTTCATGTTCGGCTTCCTCACCAACCTCCCTGTTGCCCTCGC CCCCGGTATGGGCCTCAACGCGTACTTCGCCTTTCAAGTCGTCGGATACAACGGAAGCGGTCCTATCTCTTATCGTCTCGCCCTTACAGCTGTCTTTGTGGAGGGCCTTAttttcatcttcctcgccctCACTGGTATGCGGCAGTGGCTTGTCAAGCTGATCCCTTCCACTATCAAGACTGCCACAGGTGTTGGTATCGGTTTCTTCCTCACTGAAATCGGGCTTTCGTACTCTGCCGGTATTGGTGCTATCACCGGTGGTGGAAAGGCCACTCCTCTTGCGCTTGGAGGCTGTCCCCAGGAAATGCTTGATGAAGTGACTGGCATGTGTACGGAAGGACAGATGTCGAGTCCCAAG CTGTGGGTTGCTGTCTTTTGCGGCGGTATTGTCACTGCCTTTCTCATGGCGTTCCGCGTCAAGTACGCCCTCATCCTTGGCATCACTCTCGTTTCTGTTCTGTCATGGCC TCGCAATACTCCCATCACGTACTTCCCTCACACTGACGAGGGAGACTCCCGTTTTGATTTCTTCAGTCAAGTCGTTATGTGGCACCCGATCGAAAGAACTCTCAATCAGCTCGATTGGTCCTTTGGTGGATCGGCGTCTCAGTTTGCCCTTGCTCTCTTCACCTTCCTTTATGTCGACATCATCGATGCTACCGCTACTCTCTACTCAATGGTTCGCTTTTGTGGTGTTGTGAACCCTCGTGATGGTGACTTTCCTCGCTCGACTCTTGCGTATTGCACTGATGCGTTCTTTATCTCGGTCGGTGCTTTGTTGGGCAGTTCGCCTGTTACCGCTTTCATCGAGAGTGGTGCCGGCATTGCTGAAGGCGGAAGAACTGGTTTGACTGCCATGACCACGGGACTATGCTTCGCCGCTGCCGTGTTCTTTGCGCCCATCTTTGCCTCTGTACCACCTTGGGCAACTGGTTGCACTCTGATTCTG GTGGGTTGCATGATGATCCGTCAAATCACCCAGATCAACTGGCGATATATCGGCGACGTCCTGCCCTCTTTCGTCGTCATGACATTCATCCCTTTTAGCTACAGCGTAGCCTATGGTCTCATCGC CGGTGTTTTCGTATACGCAGTCCTCAACGGTCTTGTCGGCCTCGTTGTCTGGGCTACCCGTGGCTATGTCGAGCCTCGCGAGTATGATCTCAAGGAGTACTGGACCTGGAAGGGTTCAGGCCGCGCTCCTTGGTTCATTCGTGCCATTCGCCACGGTCGAAACACTAGCCAGGAGAACGATGAAGACCAGCCAGGTGATGCTGGTCATGCCATGAGGGATCTTAACTACGACGATCGCCGTGAGAACAGCAGCTCCAGGACTGCTTCCAGCGGCAAAGACGATCAGCCTACGTCACCCTCCAATGAACGATGGGAGCGTTGA
- a CDS encoding phosphatidylserine decarboxylase produces the protein MNLPYLTIFEFPVSNFILGFSVSSLFHQLNSRDPFANNSSLDEVAEPDLHVYPNLASFFYRTLKPGARPLDQDPHTLICPSDGKVLQFGQIQGNDIEQVKGMTYTIDALLGKNTPAPSISGTSGTSTPATSQGDVSEEESLVKQHEEFAQVNGISYTLPDLLTGTGKQAPAAKDESMPASPGTVSEVRAELALGERPWYDLISPDNTTSLYYAVIYLAPGDYHRFHSPTNWVVDRRRHFAGELYSVSPYLQRTLPGLFTLNERVVLLGRWRWGFFSYVPVGATNVGSIVINFDKELRTNSLLTDTAADRAAEEAARRGEVYHGFAEATYEAASPVLRGHALRRGEEMGGFQLGSTIVLVFEAPSSKTDENNRHVGWDWAVQKGQKVKMGQALGRVIE, from the coding sequence ATGAACTTACCATACCTTACTATCTTCGAGTTCCCGGTTTCAAACTTTATTCTTGGATTTTCGGTGTCAAGTTTGTTCCATCAACTCAACTCTCGAGATCCCTTTGCTAACAATAGCAGCCTCGACGAAGTCGCCGAACCCGATCTTCACGTTTACCCCAACCTCGCATCCTTCTTCTACCGTACCCTCAAGCCCGGTGCTCGACCACTCGATCAGGATCCTCATACTCTCATCTGCCCTTCCGATGGAAAAGTACTTCAGTTTGGCCAGATTCAAGGCAATGACATTGAGCAAGTTAAGGGTATGACTTACACTATCGATGCTCTTCTTGGAAAGAATACTCCTGCCCCAAGCATCTCTGGCACGTCCGGTACCTCAACTCCTGCAACAAGCCAAGGCGACGTGTCGGAGGAGGAGTCGCTTGTTAAGCAGCACGAGGAGTTTGCTCAAGTCAATGGCATTTCATACACTCTCCCCGACCTTCTCACTGGCACCGGAAAACAGGCTCCTGCAGCTAAAGACGAGTCTATGCCCGCATCTCCTGGTACAGTCTCTGAGGTTCGTGCCGAACTGGCTCTGGGCGAGCGACCTTGGTACGATCTCATATCTCCCGACAACACTACATCGCTTTACTATGCAGTTATCTACTTGGCTCCCGGCGACTACCACCGCTTTCACTCTCCCACGAACTGGGTTGTTGACCGCCGACGCCACTTTGCAGGAGAACTCTATAGCGTGTCCCCATACCTTCAGCGAACCCTTCCTGGTCTTTTCACACTCAATGAGCGAGTAGTTCTCTTAGGACGTTGGCGCTGGGGTTTCTTCAGTTATGTCCCCGTTGGCGCCACCAACGTCGGCTCCATTGTGATCAACTTTGATAAGGAGCTTCGAACCAACAGCCTATTGACCGACACGGCAGCAGACCGTGCGGCAGAGGAGGCTGCCCGCAGGGGTGAAGTGTACCATGGATTTGCTGAAGCGACATACGAGGCAGCCAGCCCTGTTCTGCGGGGTCATGCGCTCCGACGCGGTGAAGAAATGGGCGGTTTCCAGTTAGGTAGCACCATCGTACTCGTTTTTGAGGCACCTTCAAGCAAAACGGATGAGAATAATAGACATGTCGGCTGGGATTGGGCTGTACAGAAGGGACAGAAGGTGAAAATGGGACAAGCTCTGGGACGGGTCATTGAGTGA